Genomic segment of Murdochiella vaginalis:
ATTGGAAAACAGAATCAGCAGGACCAAAATCAAAACGGTGAGCAGAAAAGAGCGACTTCCCTTACCCTTTTTGTAGCGAATCATGACGCGCTCCTTTTCCGGTGATTTCTTCCCTGTTTTCCATCACATAACGGCACCCGAAAAGTACATCTTCTTCGGGATGAGAAGATAGCGAAGTCGGCACGTGTACCTCCTGCACCAGATATTCCGATAAGCCATCCAACTGCGCACCGCCACCGCTAAGCAGCAAGCCACGTTCCATCACGTCCGCAGCCAATTCGGGCGGTGTCTTTTCCAGCGTGATACGCAGTGCGTCCGATACTCTATGAATAAACGGTAGAATGGCTTGCGTCACATCGGAGGCATAAATATCAATATTTTTCGGCATACCCGTTACAAGATCTCTTCCAGAGACTTCCATGGCGTCATTCTGACGATCTTCTCGTAACGTACCGAGCGTTTTTTTTACGTTTTCCGCAGTGGACGAACCGATCATCAAGGAATATTTATCGCGAATGAAATGGATGATATCCTGATCCAGATCTTTTCCACCAATCTTCATGGTCTCCGTCACAATCAAGCCATAGCTGTTGACGATTGCAATCTCTGTAGTTCCCGCACCCAAATTCAACACGAGTGCACCTTTTGTAATCGTATTGATGCGTTTCGTTCCATAGGCGCAAGCTAAGGATTCCTCCACCAAAAATACGCGACGTGCACCGGCCTGTAAGCAGGCATCTTCTAACGCCTGTCTTTCCACGTCGGTAGCGCCGGAAGGATAGGAAACGCCGATGCGCGGTGCAACGAGTGAAACGCCGGGCAAAAGCCGACGCAAATAATGCTCCAGCATAGCGCGCGTTAAATCGTAATCCGCGATCACTCCATGCTGCAGCGGATGAATGGCGATGATGTTTTCTGGGGATTTTCCCAAGAGAGCCTTGGCTTCTTCGCCAAGCGCCACTATTTGCATTTTTTTCACTTCCAGCGCCACCACACTCGGTTCGACCACCATCGTATGATTGTCAAGTCGCATGGCTCTTGTGCAAGCCGTACCGATGTCGATCGCTAAATCCGGCGCAGTAAAACGAAAATAATCCACCCCATACTCCTGTTTTCTTTATCTGTCCTCTTCCTGTTTCGTTATTCTATCACGATAGAGTCCAATTTCTCAACGAAAAGGCTACATCAGATTCCGTTCCCGTAAGCTGACATAATGCGCTTTCCCTACGATCACATGATCGTATACTTCAATGCCAAGCAATTTCCCGCACTCCACCAGGCGTGTGGTAATGGCAATGTCCTGCGGTGACGGCTCGGGATCACCGCTGGGATGATTATGGGAAAGCACAATACCCGCACAGCCGATGCGCACTGCCGGCTGAAATACCTCGCGCGGATGCACGCGCGCTTGCGTTAAAGAGCCGATGGAAATCAGCACCGTGCG
This window contains:
- a CDS encoding rod shape-determining protein, which gives rise to MDYFRFTAPDLAIDIGTACTRAMRLDNHTMVVEPSVVALEVKKMQIVALGEEAKALLGKSPENIIAIHPLQHGVIADYDLTRAMLEHYLRRLLPGVSLVAPRIGVSYPSGATDVERQALEDACLQAGARRVFLVEESLACAYGTKRINTITKGALVLNLGAGTTEIAIVNSYGLIVTETMKIGGKDLDQDIIHFIRDKYSLMIGSSTAENVKKTLGTLREDRQNDAMEVSGRDLVTGMPKNIDIYASDVTQAILPFIHRVSDALRITLEKTPPELAADVMERGLLLSGGGAQLDGLSEYLVQEVHVPTSLSSHPEEDVLFGCRYVMENREEITGKGARHDSLQKG